The proteins below come from a single Plodia interpunctella isolate USDA-ARS_2022_Savannah chromosome 21, ilPloInte3.2, whole genome shotgun sequence genomic window:
- the LOC128679415 gene encoding uncharacterized protein LOC128679415 isoform X2, whose product MNYATPMATELKIGWLYVLTVHLPIEIRERQLINTRIAVSGRALLGSQEFHNWNILQLQRKWRSLRDAYNRELRARRTGVRVNRRVYKYFKKMSFLGGFTGTLSEEDEINDIQAEYLGGEDHVNTDEDDTPVREREKKVKLEKSRKKKRTRRQPDCIPPPEELEMPMFPMEITNDSDSDSDKLFLLSFLPEMRQLPVNIKMWVRAQVANIMQEAVACHYNNTQPGTNEKNGLDVKIRHDSD is encoded by the exons atgaACTATGCGACGCCAATGGCAACGGAGTTGAAAATTGGATGGCTTTatgtgttgactgtacatttacCAATCGAGATCAGAGAAAGACAATTGATCAACACTAGGATCGCAGTCTCGGGCCGTGCGTTATTGGGGAGTCAAGAGTTTCACAATTGGAATA TTCTCCAGCTACAAAGAAAATGGCGATCGTTACGGGACGCGTACAACAGGGAGCTAAGGGCGCGGCGCACGGGCGTGCGGGTGAACCGGAGGGTATACAAATACTTCAAGAAGATGAGTTTTTTGGGCGGGTTCACGGGAACGCTCAGCGA agaAGATGAAATAAACGATATTCAGGCTGAGTATCTGGGTGGCGAGGACCACGTGAACACGGACGAAGACGACACTCCCGTGCGGGAAAGAGAGAAAAAAGTCAAATTGGAAAAGAGTAGGAAGAAGAAACGGACCCGACGACAGCCTGACTGCATCCCCCCTCCGGAAGAACTTGAGATGCCCATGTTCCCTATGGAAATCACTAACGACTCTGATAGTGACAGCGACAAGTTGTTTCTCCTCTCTTTCTTGCCAGAGATGAGACAATTGCCGGTCAATATCAAGATGTGGGTGAGGGCGCAAGTCGCCAACATCATGCAGGAGGCGGTCGCCTGCCACTATAACAATACACAACCAGGGACCAACGAGAAAAATGGACTAGACGTTAAAATCAGGCATGACAGTGATTAG
- the LOC128679415 gene encoding uncharacterized protein LOC128679415 isoform X1: protein MSHVNPSDLIEEVKKRPGLYNSDQPPEREEKLAMWKEIGTAIFHDWDSLNKATAYDRVLQLQRKWRSLRDAYNRELRARRTGVRVNRRVYKYFKKMSFLGGFTGTLSEEDEINDIQAEYLGGEDHVNTDEDDTPVREREKKVKLEKSRKKKRTRRQPDCIPPPEELEMPMFPMEITNDSDSDSDKLFLLSFLPEMRQLPVNIKMWVRAQVANIMQEAVACHYNNTQPGTNEKNGLDVKIRHDSD, encoded by the exons ATGTCGCACGTTAACCCGTCCGATTTGATTGAGGAAGTGAAGAAAAGGCCCGGCCTTTACAATTCAGATCAACCGCCAGAGAGAGAAGAAAAATTGGCCATGTGGAAGGAAATAGGAACTGCGATTTTTCACGACTGGGATTCTTTGAACAAAGCGACGGCGTACGACAGAG TTCTCCAGCTACAAAGAAAATGGCGATCGTTACGGGACGCGTACAACAGGGAGCTAAGGGCGCGGCGCACGGGCGTGCGGGTGAACCGGAGGGTATACAAATACTTCAAGAAGATGAGTTTTTTGGGCGGGTTCACGGGAACGCTCAGCGA agaAGATGAAATAAACGATATTCAGGCTGAGTATCTGGGTGGCGAGGACCACGTGAACACGGACGAAGACGACACTCCCGTGCGGGAAAGAGAGAAAAAAGTCAAATTGGAAAAGAGTAGGAAGAAGAAACGGACCCGACGACAGCCTGACTGCATCCCCCCTCCGGAAGAACTTGAGATGCCCATGTTCCCTATGGAAATCACTAACGACTCTGATAGTGACAGCGACAAGTTGTTTCTCCTCTCTTTCTTGCCAGAGATGAGACAATTGCCGGTCAATATCAAGATGTGGGTGAGGGCGCAAGTCGCCAACATCATGCAGGAGGCGGTCGCCTGCCACTATAACAATACACAACCAGGGACCAACGAGAAAAATGGACTAGACGTTAAAATCAGGCATGACAGTGATTAG